Part of the Halopenitus persicus genome is shown below.
CCATCCATCGACGGCTAACAACGGCCATTGGCGGGATACCGTCGACCTCGGCGCGTCAGGCGCGGGATCGGGCCGGTCAGCTCTCGATCGGGATCCGGTTCCGTTGACGGCGCACCCGCACGGTAGCCGGACCTCGAGGATTCCGTTGGCGGACTCGGCGCTGATCGACTCGTCGTGGACGTCCTTCGGGAAGCGGCGATGGGAGGTTCGACGGTGCGGCGGGCGTCCGCGTGGTCGGCCGCGACGGTGAGCACCCCTCGTTCCACGAGACGGTCATCCCCTCGGGGGCGAAGCCCGGCAACCCGACGTGAGGACGAACGCGTCGTCCTCCTCGTACAGTTCGGAGTCGTTACTCCCCGTTGAACCAGTCGGCAGCGCCATAGCTGACCACCGTTGAGTATTTGCGGAGAATCAAGGAGAAAGCCGCGCTTCAGCGCGGGGAGGATGTCAAGCGTGGCTTGAACGAGACGGGCGTTTCGACGGTCACCGCCGATGGTCGGTTGGAGGACCGATATAAATCACATACCGCAATATCAATTCACCCGGAGCCACCCCAACCGGCCGTTTCAAGACGCTGCCGGACGACCGGCGCGTGTGAGCGAGGACACGGAGCGATCGGCGGAACGAACCGGCTACGGTGAGGCGCTCCTGACCGCCGACGGCGTGGAGTTCGGCGAGCGTGACGCCGCCCTCCTTCGGACGATCGACCGAACGGGATCGGTCGCGACCGCGAGCGCGGAGCTCGAACGGTCCCGGGCGCGTGCGCTCACGCGGATCGAGACGCTCGAGGAGGCCTTCGGGACCCTCGTGGAGCGGACGCGGGGCGGCAGCGGCGGCGGCGGAAGCCGACTGACCGCGGCCGCCGAGACGCTGTTGACGCGATACGGCCGGCTGCAAGCCGCACTGACCGCCGCGGCGCAAGTCCCCGAAACCGTCCTCGAGGGAACGGTGACCGACGTCGACGGGGAACTGGCGACGGCGAAGACGCCCGTCGGCGAGGTGCGAGCGCTTCGGGATCGGGCGGCGGTCGGGGACACGGTGCAGCTTCGGATCGGCGCGGACGCGGTCACGCTGTCGGCGGTCGGCGAGGCGTCGGATCCGGATTCGACGAGCGCAAGGAACCGGGTTCGGGGAACCGTGACCGGCGTCGATCCGGGAGCGACGGTGCGAACCGTGACGGTCGACGTCGACGGGACGACGGTCAGCGCGCTCGTGACCGCCGAGAGCGCGGCGCGGCTATCGCTGGCCGGGGGACGGGACGTCGTCGTGACCTGGAAGGCGACCGCGACGCGGATGGTGCCGGTTCGATCGGCGGCGAACGGGTGGAAAAGCGGCGCCAGCGAGCGCTAGACCCGGAGCAGCTGTGCGTGGCGCGTCCCGTCGAACTCGAGGACGGCGTCCTCGTCGACGAGGCCGGCCTCGATGGCGATCCCGACGGCGGTCTCGCCGACGATGTTCGCGATCTGTGCGCGCCGGAGCCCGGCGACGACCTCCTCGCGGGTCGCCTCGACCGCGTCGGGACCGCCGTAGAACTCCTCGGTGACCGCGAGCGTGGCCGCCTCGTTCTCGAAGGTCTCCCCGAGACAGTCGGGATCGCAGACCGAGACGAGGACGCCCTTTTGGGTGTCCCGCTCGCGCAGGAGCATTTACCGGCCCCCGTCCTCCGACTCGAAGCCGTCGATCCCCCCACCGAGACTCTCCTCGAGATCGCCTCCGAGCCCCGCTCCGGAGTTCCCGCCGAGGCCGCCGCCACGGCCAGCTCCGCCGGCGCCGCCGGCCTGTTCCCCCGGCGCGCGCTCGTTCACCGGACCGCTGCCGCCGTGTTCCTCGACGAGCTCACGTTCGCGTTCCTGTCGGAGCCGTTCGGCCTCCTCGGCGACCTCCTCGGCCTCCTCGTGCTCGCCGGTCTCCTCGAGGGCGCGGGCCTTCTCCTCGAGGACGTCGGCGTTCCGGTGGCCGAGGCGGATCGCGTTGTTGAACGCGGTGACGGCGTCCTCCGCGAGGCCGCGTTCGAGCAGGAAGAACCCCCGGTTGTACCACGCCTGCGCGAATCGCGGGTCGATCTCGACGGCGCGTTCGGCGTGCTCGAGCGCCTCCTCGTGGCGGCCGAACTCCCAGAGCGCGTACGCGAGGTTCGTCTCGGCGGTCGCGGCGTGCTCGGAGTCGTCGTCGATCCGGAGCGCCTCCTCGTAGGCGCCGATCGCCTCGTCGTACTCCTCGAGCTCGGCGTGGGCGACGCCCTTGTTCACCCACGCCTCCTGGGCCTCGAGGGAGTCCTCCTCGGCGTACATCGCCGCGCGCTCGAAGGTGCCCGTGGCCTCCTCGAAGCGGTTGATCCCCATGTACGAGAGGCCGACGTCGAGCAGCTGTTCGACGTCGACCTGGTCGTCGGCGATGTTCCGGCGGTCGAGCGCGTCCGTGATGACGCGCGTGTCGACCGGGTCGACGGCGGTCGGGTCGGCGTTCAGCTCGGGGGGATCGAGGGTGAACTCCTCGTAGTCCTCGTCGAGCCCCTGCCCGGCCGAGAACTCGTGGTCGTGGTCGTCCGGCTCGTCGGTCATATGGCCCGAGTTGGCGGTCGCGGCGGGTAAGGGTTACGTCACGGGGGGTGAGAGGCCGGCCCAGCACGCCACGGAGGGTGAGAGGTCGAGCGATCACGACCGTCCGGAACGGCTCCCCGGGACGGGTCCCCGGCGGCGCCTTTTTGTCCGTCCGGCGACGACGACCGGCGAAATGCGCGCGTTCTTCGCGGTCGACCTGCCGACCGACCTGGCCGACCGGATCGCCGAGGTGCAGGGGGAGCTCCGGGCGGCGGAGGGGCTGCGGTTCACCGACCCCGAGCAGGCGCACATCACGCTTGAGTTTCTCGGCGACGTTCCGGACGGGAGCGAGCGCGGCGGCGGGGGCGAAAGCGACCTCGACGCGGTGATCGAGGCCGGTCGCGAGGCGGTTCAGGAGGCGGACGTCGAACCCTTCATCGCGTCCGTCCGGGGACTCGGCGCGTTCCCCTCGACCGAGTACATCCGCGTGGTCTGGGCTGGCATCGGCGACGGATCGGCCGAGCTGACCCGGCTCCAGGCGGGGATCGAGTCGCGGACGACCGCCCTCGGCTACGAGCCCGACGACCACGAGTTCACGCCGCACGTGACGCTGGCACGAATGGACGACGCGCGCGGGAAGGGGATCGTACAGGAGGCGATCCGGACCGCCGAGGCCGACGTGGGATCGTTCACGGTCGAGGCAGTCCGACTGAAGCGGTCGACGCTGACCGAGTCGGGCCCGGTCTACGAGACCGTCGAGTCGTTCCCGCTGTCGTCGTGAGCGGGCGGCTGGGGAGGGTCCGCAGGGTCGGCGGCGTCCGTGGCGGAGCGGGCATCGTGCACGGTGACCCGCACGCGGTCGATCCGGGTCGCGCTCGCGGACAGCACCTCGAGCGTGACGGCCCCGAGCTCGACGCGGTCGCCGTCGGCCGCCACCCGGCCGAGGTGGTGGTGGACGAGGCCGGCGACGGTCTCGAAGGCCTCGGTCGTCGGGAGGTCGGTGTCGAGCGTCTCGTTGAGGTACGCGACCGTCGTCCGACCGTGGACGACCGCGACGCCCGCCTCGAGGACCCGGACCGGATCGGCCTCGCCGCGACCGACGATCTCGCCGACCACCTCCTCGATCACGTCCTCCATCGTCGCCAGTCCCGTGACCGCGCCGTACTCGTCGACCACGACGACCAGCCGGACGCCGTCGCGTTGCATCTCGCCGAGCAGCTCGTCGAGGGGTTTGGTCTCCGGGACGAACGTCGGATCGGCGAGGAGATCCGGGAGGTCGTCGAGCTGGGTCTCGGACGGCTCGGGCCGCGTCATCGCGTCGCGAACGTCGAGGACCCCCAGGATGTCGTCCCGGTTCTCGCCGAAGACCGGCAGGCGCGTGAGTCCCTCGCGGGCGCCGGTCTCGATCGCTTCGGTGAGCGTCGCCGTGGCGGGCAACGAGACGACGTCGGTCCGCGGGACCATCACGGCGCGAACGGCGGTTCCCTCGAGATCGAGGACGCGGCGGATCATCGCGCTCTCGTCGGACTCGAGGACGCCGGCCTCCTCCCCGGAGAGGACGATCGTCTCGATCTCCTCCCGGGAGAGGTACGTCTCGAAGCCGGCCTCGCCGCCGGTGACGCGGTTGACGACGCCGACGGCGGCCTCGAAGACGACGAGCACCGGCCAGAGGACGCGCTGGACGAGGACGACGATCCGGGAGACGCGCAGCGCGTGGCGTTCCGCGTTGGTGACGGCGTAGGATTTCGGCGCGATCTCGCCGAAGACGATGACGAACACCGAGGTGAAGACGGTCGCGCCGGTGGCCGCCTGGCTCGGCGGGAGTATCTGGACGAGAACCGCCGTCGCGACCGCGGCGGCGGCGATGTTGGCGACGTTGTTGCTCACGAGCACGGTGACGAGGAAACGGTGCGGGTCCTCCCGGAGCCTGGCGAGCGCGGCCGACCCGGGCACGCCGGCCGCGACGAGGGAGTCGACCCGGTGGCGGCCCACCGAGAAGACGGCGAGTTCGCTGCTCGAGAAGAAGGCGCTGATCGCGGTCAACGCCAGGATGGCCAGGACCCCCGCTCCGATCGCGGACACGTTCATACGGGGCGTACGTCGGAGCGCCCCATAAGCCTCGGCCGTGGCAACCGGGGGGAAACCGTCTATGTGAGACACACCCAAAATCCATGATACCACCCGACATGGTCGACGTCCGGATGAAAAAGGATTAACCACCCGCCCCGAATCGTTTCGAGTATGAACGTACTCGTGACGGATCCGATCGCTGACGCGGGCCTCGATCGGCTCCGAAACGCGGGCCACACCGTGGAGACGGCCTACGACATCGAGGGCGGCGAAGCGCTCGTCGAGGCGATCGAGGGCGTCAATGCCCTGATCGTCCGGTCGGGGACCGAGGTCTCCCGTGAAGTCTTCGAGGCGGCCGACGATCTGGTCATCGTCGGGCGAGCGGGGATCGGCGTCGACAACATCGACATCGACGCCGCGACCGACCACGGCGTCATCGTGGCGAACGCGCCGGAAGGTAACGTCCGCGCCGCCGCCGAACACACGGTCGCGATGACCTTCGCCGTCGCGCGGTCGATCCCGCAGGCGCACGGCCGCCTGAAGGACGGCGAGTGGGCGAAAGGCGAGTTCCTCGGCGCCGAGGTGAACAACAAGACGCTCACGATCGTCGGCCTCGGCCGCGTCGGTCAGGAGGTCGCCAAGCGGCTCGACTCGCTCGGGATGGATCTGGTCGTCTACGACCCCTACATCTCCGAGGAGCGCGCCGATCGCATGGGCGCCGAGCTCGTCGAGGACCTCCACGACGCGCTCGCGGCCGGCGACTTCGCGACGATCCATACCCCGCTGTTGCCCGAGACCGAGGGAATGATCGGCGAGGAGGAGCTCGCCCAGCTCGAGGGCGGCTACCTCATCAACTGCGCCCGCGGCGGGATCGTCGACGAGGACGCCCTCGCGGCGGCCGTCGAGGACGGCACGCTCGCCGGGGCGGCGCTCGACTCGTTCGCGACCGAGCCGCTCCCGACGGACTCGCCGCTGCTCGACGTCGAGGACGTCGTCGTGACGCCGCACCTCGGCGCCGCGACCGAGGCGGCCCAGGAGAACGTCGCGACGGACACCGCCGACGCGGTGATCGCGGCGTTCAACGACGAACCCGTGATCAACGCGCTCAACGCGCCCTCGGTCGACGAGAGCGCGTTCCCGCGCATCGAGCCGTACATCGACCTGGCCGAGACGGCCGGCAAGGTCGCCGCCCAGCTGCTCGAGGGCCGCATCACGGAGATCGAGGTGACCTACGAGGGCGACATCGCCGAGGAGGAAGTCGACCTGGTCACCGCCTCCGCGCTCAAGGGCGTCTTCGAGCCGCTGGAGTGGCAGGTCAACGCGGTGAACGCCCCCCAGCTCGCCGAGGACCGCGGGATCGACGTGGTCGAGTCGAAGAGCCGCCAGAGCGAGGACTTCCAGAGCATCGTCCGGGTCACCGTCCACAACGGCGACGACGCGCTCGCGGTCGAGGGGACGCTGTTCGCCGGCGAGGACCCGCGGATCGTCCGTATCGACGGGTTCCGCGTCGACGCGGTCCCCTACGGCCACATGCTCGTCGCCCGGAACGCGGACACGCCGGGCGTCATCGGCCTCATCGGGACCGTCCTCGGCGACCACGACGTGAACATCGCCGGGATGTTCAACGCCCGCCAGGTCCACGGCGGCGAGGCGATCACGGTGTACAACCTCGACCAGGAGGTCCCGACCGCGGCGGTCGAGGAGCTGCTGGCCGACGACCGGATCATCTCGGTGACGGAGATCACCCTCGACGCGGCGAACGGGCGCGAGGAATAGGCGGCGACGGCTCGGCGCGAGGGGTTTTTAAAACGTCAGTTCTCGAGCAGCTCGAGCACCGCGTCGACGTCGTTGGCGACCGGCTCGGGGTCGTTGCCGGCCTCGTAGGCGGCGTCGGGGTCCTTCAAGAGGTGGCCGGTCGTCAGGCAGACGACGCGCTCGTCGGCGTCGACGACGTCCTCGCGGCGGAGCTTCCGCAGGCCGGCGACGCTGGCCGCGGAGGCGGGCTCGACGCCGATTCCCTCCGCGGCGAGCGCGCGCTGTGCGTCGGTGATCGCGTCATCGGAGACGGCGACCGCGGTGCCGCCGGTGTTCCGAATGCCGGGCAGCGCCTTCGGCGCATTGACCGGGTTACCGATCCGGATCGCGGTCGCGCGCGTCTCGACGTCCTCCCAGCGGCGGATCGCGTCGGCACCCTCCTCGATCGCCTCGACCATCGGGGCGGCGCCGGCGGCCTGGACGCCGGTGAGCTTCGGGACGTCGTCGACGTCGAGCGCGCCCGACTGGACCAGCTCCCGGAAGGCCTTATACAGCGCCGCGGTGTTGCCGGCGTTGCCCACCGGCAGGACGATCCGATCCGGATACGTGCCGTGGTCGGCGTGGAACGCCTCGAGGATCTCGAAGCCGATCGTCTTCTGGCCCTCGAGGCGGAACGGGTTCAGCGAGTTGAGCAGGTAGGCCTCGCCGCGGGCGGCAAGCTCCTGGACGATGTCGAGGCAGGCGTCGAAGTTGCCGTCGACCTCGAGGATCCGCGCGCCGTGGAGGCTGGCCTGCGCGACCTTCCCGGCCGCGACCTTCCCGGCCGGCAGGAGGACCAGCGTCTCGAGGTCCGCCCGGCCACCGTAGGCGGCGAGCGCGGCCGAGGTGTTGCCCGTGGAGGCGCACGCGAGCGCGCCAACGCCGAGCTCCTCGGCGACGCGAACGCCGACGGTCATCCCGCGGTCCTTGAACGACCCCGTCGGGTTCATCCCCTCGTGTTTGATCCGGAGCGTCTCGACGCCGACGTCGGCCTCGAGCCGCGGCGCCTCGTGGAGCGGGGTGTCGCCCTCCGGCAGGGTGACGCCGAGGTCGAACGGGAGCGCCTCCCGGTAGCGCCAGACGCCGCGGTCGGGGCCGTCCGTGGACGCGCCGTCGCCGAAGTCGTCGAAGGTCGGCGGGGTCGCATAGCGGGCCTCCAGCAGGCTCCCGCAGTCGTCGCAGGTGTAACGGACGTCCTCGAAGGGGGCGAACGTGGAGCCGCAGTCGATGCAGGCGAGCCACACCCCGTCGTCGGCGCACTCGGGGGCGTCCGGCGCGGGCGTGTCGAGATCGAGCGTCATCGTTCCAGGGTTGCCCCGCCGACGTAAAAAGGAGGACGGTCGGCGCGGCCGACGGCGAACCTGGACCGCGGCGCGGGGATCCGCGAGGTCAACGACGCCGCGGGCGGCTCATAGTGATTACTGCGAGTCATTACCTCCGCGATGACCGGTATCGTTGACGAGAGCTGCTGAATCGACGTCTTTTGACACTCTCCGCGAAACTATTCGCAGTAATCACTATCAGGTCGTCGTCGACTTCGACTCGTCCTCGGTTTCGGGGAGATCGACGCCCTCGGCCGCCTCCAGGTTGGCGGTCTCCTTCTCGGTCGCGACGTGCCACCGGTCGACCGTGGACTCGTACTCGGCGAGGATCTCCGAGACCTCCGCCTTCAGGCCGTCGTCGTTGACGTTCACCTCGAAGACGAACTCCTCGTCGGCCTCGCCGCGGCCGACCCGCTGGATGTTGGCGCTTATCAACTCGTTGTCGAAGTAGTAGGGCGCCAGCTGAGTCATCACGTTCCGGTAGACCGTGTCCTCGACCTTCCGGAGCGCCTTCCGGCCGGCGGAGTCGGCTGCACGCGCGACGTGTTCGATCGACTCGCCCCAGCGGTCGATCGCGCCCTCGTTGTCGCCCGCCTCGACCTTCTCGTAGGACTCCGAGAGCTTCTCGCCGGCGGTCTGCATGTCCTCGCTCGCGGTCTTGCCGGCCTTCTCCCCCTCGCCCTTGCTCACCGAGGCCTGTTCGGCCGTCTTCTCGGAGACGTCCTCGTCGATCCGCTCGTGGGTTCGCGGTCGCCACTCGTCCCACTCGTGGAAGGCGTCGTCGTTGACGCCGGCCTCCCGGAGCGCCTGCGTGATCTTCTCGCCGTGTTCGACCATATCCCCCCAGTCCCCGCGGACCTTGAACCCGGAGATGCTCTCTTCCATCGGTTGGGCGAGGCGTACGTAACGGAGGCGTAAAGCCCCTCCGACGCCGCGGACCGTGGTTCATCGACGGCGGTCCACGATCC
Proteins encoded:
- a CDS encoding tetratricopeptide repeat protein, which codes for MTDEPDDHDHEFSAGQGLDEDYEEFTLDPPELNADPTAVDPVDTRVITDALDRRNIADDQVDVEQLLDVGLSYMGINRFEEATGTFERAAMYAEEDSLEAQEAWVNKGVAHAELEEYDEAIGAYEEALRIDDDSEHAATAETNLAYALWEFGRHEEALEHAERAVEIDPRFAQAWYNRGFFLLERGLAEDAVTAFNNAIRLGHRNADVLEEKARALEETGEHEEAEEVAEEAERLRQERERELVEEHGGSGPVNERAPGEQAGGAGGAGRGGGLGGNSGAGLGGDLEESLGGGIDGFESEDGGR
- a CDS encoding hemolysin family protein, which produces MNVSAIGAGVLAILALTAISAFFSSSELAVFSVGRHRVDSLVAAGVPGSAALARLREDPHRFLVTVLVSNNVANIAAAAVATAVLVQILPPSQAATGATVFTSVFVIVFGEIAPKSYAVTNAERHALRVSRIVVLVQRVLWPVLVVFEAAVGVVNRVTGGEAGFETYLSREEIETIVLSGEEAGVLESDESAMIRRVLDLEGTAVRAVMVPRTDVVSLPATATLTEAIETGAREGLTRLPVFGENRDDILGVLDVRDAMTRPEPSETQLDDLPDLLADPTFVPETKPLDELLGEMQRDGVRLVVVVDEYGAVTGLATMEDVIEEVVGEIVGRGEADPVRVLEAGVAVVHGRTTVAYLNETLDTDLPTTEAFETVAGLVHHHLGRVAADGDRVELGAVTLEVLSASATRIDRVRVTVHDARSATDAADPADPPQPPAHDDSGNDSTVS
- the serA gene encoding phosphoglycerate dehydrogenase; protein product: MNVLVTDPIADAGLDRLRNAGHTVETAYDIEGGEALVEAIEGVNALIVRSGTEVSREVFEAADDLVIVGRAGIGVDNIDIDAATDHGVIVANAPEGNVRAAAEHTVAMTFAVARSIPQAHGRLKDGEWAKGEFLGAEVNNKTLTIVGLGRVGQEVAKRLDSLGMDLVVYDPYISEERADRMGAELVEDLHDALAAGDFATIHTPLLPETEGMIGEEELAQLEGGYLINCARGGIVDEDALAAAVEDGTLAGAALDSFATEPLPTDSPLLDVEDVVVTPHLGAATEAAQENVATDTADAVIAAFNDEPVINALNAPSVDESAFPRIEPYIDLAETAGKVAAQLLEGRITEIEVTYEGDIAEEEVDLVTASALKGVFEPLEWQVNAVNAPQLAEDRGIDVVESKSRQSEDFQSIVRVTVHNGDDALAVEGTLFAGEDPRIVRIDGFRVDAVPYGHMLVARNADTPGVIGLIGTVLGDHDVNIAGMFNARQVHGGEAITVYNLDQEVPTAAVEELLADDRIISVTEITLDAANGREE
- the thpR gene encoding RNA 2',3'-cyclic phosphodiesterase — encoded protein: MRAFFAVDLPTDLADRIAEVQGELRAAEGLRFTDPEQAHITLEFLGDVPDGSERGGGGESDLDAVIEAGREAVQEADVEPFIASVRGLGAFPSTEYIRVVWAGIGDGSAELTRLQAGIESRTTALGYEPDDHEFTPHVTLARMDDARGKGIVQEAIRTAEADVGSFTVEAVRLKRSTLTESGPVYETVESFPLSS
- the thrC gene encoding threonine synthase, which produces MTLDLDTPAPDAPECADDGVWLACIDCGSTFAPFEDVRYTCDDCGSLLEARYATPPTFDDFGDGASTDGPDRGVWRYREALPFDLGVTLPEGDTPLHEAPRLEADVGVETLRIKHEGMNPTGSFKDRGMTVGVRVAEELGVGALACASTGNTSAALAAYGGRADLETLVLLPAGKVAAGKVAQASLHGARILEVDGNFDACLDIVQELAARGEAYLLNSLNPFRLEGQKTIGFEILEAFHADHGTYPDRIVLPVGNAGNTAALYKAFRELVQSGALDVDDVPKLTGVQAAGAAPMVEAIEEGADAIRRWEDVETRATAIRIGNPVNAPKALPGIRNTGGTAVAVSDDAITDAQRALAAEGIGVEPASAASVAGLRKLRREDVVDADERVVCLTTGHLLKDPDAAYEAGNDPEPVANDVDAVLELLEN
- a CDS encoding DUF5828 family protein, which produces MEESISGFKVRGDWGDMVEHGEKITQALREAGVNDDAFHEWDEWRPRTHERIDEDVSEKTAEQASVSKGEGEKAGKTASEDMQTAGEKLSESYEKVEAGDNEGAIDRWGESIEHVARAADSAGRKALRKVEDTVYRNVMTQLAPYYFDNELISANIQRVGRGEADEEFVFEVNVNDDGLKAEVSEILAEYESTVDRWHVATEKETANLEAAEGVDLPETEDESKSTTT
- a CDS encoding TOBE domain-containing protein translates to MSEDTERSAERTGYGEALLTADGVEFGERDAALLRTIDRTGSVATASAELERSRARALTRIETLEEAFGTLVERTRGGSGGGGSRLTAAAETLLTRYGRLQAALTAAAQVPETVLEGTVTDVDGELATAKTPVGEVRALRDRAAVGDTVQLRIGADAVTLSAVGEASDPDSTSARNRVRGTVTGVDPGATVRTVTVDVDGTTVSALVTAESAARLSLAGGRDVVVTWKATATRMVPVRSAANGWKSGASER
- a CDS encoding DUF424 domain-containing protein; the protein is MLLRERDTQKGVLVSVCDPDCLGETFENEAATLAVTEEFYGGPDAVEATREEVVAGLRRAQIANIVGETAVGIAIEAGLVDEDAVLEFDGTRHAQLLRV